One genomic segment of Amycolatopsis granulosa includes these proteins:
- a CDS encoding CGNR zinc finger domain-containing protein, translating into MSSSDVALVVDFLNTLDVADGTDVLTRGAGWRGWSRERGLVPGPVSAARAARAALRAAVGDALRAAPLTVPVVVEVDVRVGPVLVARDAVGAVMAAAARLVVLGHWSRVKICPADDCRWVFYDESRNRSRTWCSMRVCGNREKARSWRQRQP; encoded by the coding sequence GTGAGCTCGTCCGACGTGGCACTTGTCGTGGATTTCCTCAACACCCTCGACGTGGCGGACGGCACCGACGTGCTCACCCGCGGCGCCGGATGGCGCGGCTGGAGCCGCGAACGCGGCCTGGTGCCGGGGCCGGTGTCCGCGGCACGGGCCGCCCGCGCCGCATTGCGTGCGGCCGTGGGTGACGCGCTGCGGGCGGCACCGTTGACGGTTCCCGTCGTGGTCGAGGTGGATGTACGCGTGGGACCGGTACTGGTGGCGCGAGACGCCGTGGGCGCCGTGATGGCGGCCGCGGCCCGGCTGGTCGTGCTGGGGCACTGGTCGCGCGTGAAGATCTGCCCGGCGGACGACTGCCGGTGGGTGTTCTACGACGAGTCCCGCAACCGGTCGCGCACCTGGTGCTCGATGCGGGTGTGCGGCAACCGGGAGAAGGCGCGGAGCTGGCGGCAGCGGCAACCCTGA
- a CDS encoding helix-turn-helix domain-containing protein, with amino-acid sequence MPEDNGHDNSAGGPVDKVADIASGIGEYIRQQRNNAKISLRQLAKLAGVSNPYLSQIERGVRKPSAEILQQIAKGLRISAEALYVQAGILDLPTGGPVPDAIRADTELTERQKQVLLDVYESFRRENAAAGGDRGPTTAIAKE; translated from the coding sequence ATGCCGGAGGACAACGGACACGACAACTCGGCGGGCGGACCGGTCGACAAGGTCGCCGACATCGCCTCCGGGATCGGTGAGTACATCCGCCAGCAGCGCAACAACGCGAAGATCTCCTTGCGGCAACTGGCAAAGCTCGCCGGAGTGTCCAATCCGTACCTGAGCCAGATCGAGCGCGGGGTGCGCAAGCCCAGCGCGGAGATCCTGCAGCAGATCGCCAAGGGACTGCGGATCTCCGCGGAGGCGCTCTACGTGCAGGCCGGAATCCTCGACCTGCCGACCGGGGGGCCGGTGCCCGACGCGATCCGCGCGGACACCGAGCTGACCGAGCGGCAGAAGCAGGTCCTGCTCGACGTGTACGAGTCGTTCCGCCGGGAGAACGCGGCGGCGGGCGGCGATCGAGGACCGACAACCGCCATCGCCAAGGAGTGA
- a CDS encoding DUF2516 family protein, whose amino-acid sequence MPFIAFWILQVISWAGTAVGVGAFIHALVQRADAYQAADRKTKPIWLAITGAGTIAMGLFQFVGAGSFFWLAGLVAVLVYLVDVRPRLIEVQRGGKNW is encoded by the coding sequence GTGCCGTTCATCGCGTTCTGGATCTTGCAGGTCATCAGCTGGGCCGGCACAGCGGTTGGCGTGGGTGCGTTCATCCACGCACTCGTCCAGCGCGCGGACGCCTACCAGGCCGCGGACCGCAAGACCAAGCCCATCTGGCTGGCCATCACGGGTGCGGGCACCATCGCCATGGGGTTGTTCCAGTTCGTCGGCGCCGGGAGTTTCTTCTGGCTGGCCGGGCTCGTGGCCGTGCTGGTCTACCTCGTGGACGTGCGGCCGCGGCTCATCGAGGTCCAGCGCGGCGGCAAGAACTGGTGA
- a CDS encoding ABC transporter permease, protein MNAVEQALDWLGRPGRWSWTDPAGIPYRTVEHLGFSVLSLLVAAALAVPSALLLAHFRRGAFLASSAVNIGRAIPSFGLIILFWYLASRWGVGTSFWPLLLALVALALPPLFSNTYAGVVSLEPDAVDAARGIGHTERQIMLRIELPLALPVVLAGARVAFLQLVATVAIGAIVNDGGGLGRFIVDGFAQGAGGYGEILAGGLAVIVLALACEGVFALLERFAVPRGLILSRRTTLTTRPA, encoded by the coding sequence ATGAACGCGGTCGAGCAGGCGCTGGACTGGCTGGGCCGGCCGGGCCGGTGGAGCTGGACGGACCCGGCCGGCATCCCGTACCGGACGGTGGAGCACCTCGGGTTCTCGGTGTTGTCGCTGCTCGTCGCGGCGGCCCTCGCCGTGCCGTCCGCACTGCTGCTGGCGCACTTCCGCCGCGGCGCGTTCCTGGCGAGCAGCGCGGTGAACATCGGCCGGGCGATCCCGAGCTTCGGCCTGATCATCCTGTTCTGGTACCTGGCGAGCAGGTGGGGCGTCGGCACGTCGTTCTGGCCCTTGCTGCTGGCACTGGTGGCGCTCGCGCTGCCGCCGTTGTTCAGCAACACCTACGCGGGCGTGGTGTCGCTCGAGCCGGACGCGGTGGACGCGGCGCGTGGCATCGGCCACACCGAGCGGCAGATCATGCTGCGGATCGAGCTGCCCCTGGCGCTGCCGGTGGTCCTGGCCGGTGCGCGGGTGGCGTTCCTGCAGCTCGTGGCGACCGTCGCGATCGGCGCGATCGTCAACGACGGCGGGGGCCTGGGCCGCTTCATCGTGGACGGGTTCGCGCAGGGCGCGGGCGGCTACGGCGAGATCCTCGCCGGGGGCCTCGCGGTCATCGTGCTGGCCCTCGCGTGCGAGGGCGTGTTCGCCCTGCTGGAGCGGTTCGCGGTGCCGCGGGGCCTCATCCTCTCCCGACGCACGACACTGACGACCCGCCCCGCCTAG
- a CDS encoding DUF445 family protein, with the protein MEQPTPADISLPPVPDQEGKRRALRRMKLVALAFLLGATVIFLLTTWAQSAGWTGWVGYVRAAAEAGMVGALADWFAVTALFRRPLGLPIPHTAIIPSKKNMIGSSLGEFVGTNFLSEQVIRDKLRRVEVSRRFGEWLAKPENAERVTSELATVVRGVVTVLKDEDVQAVMEQAVVRRVVGQPWGPPLGKLLQQVFADGAHYKLVDLMCDRAYEWVRDNHATVLRVVSDRAPSWSPKFVDAMLADKVYGEVLSFAWAVKTDVNHPMRLALDKFLGEFAQDLQNDPETMARAEQVKQQILDHPDVQKLIGSAWSTAKGMLLSAAEDPSSELRRRVREGLRSLGERLVSDEGLGGKVDGWLEGTAAYVVRNYSTEITTIITDTVERWDAEETSRKVELQVGRDLQFIRINGTVVGALAGLVIYTVAQLLF; encoded by the coding sequence GTGGAGCAACCGACCCCCGCTGACATCAGCCTTCCCCCGGTCCCGGACCAGGAGGGCAAGCGGCGGGCGCTGCGCCGGATGAAGCTGGTGGCGCTCGCCTTCCTGCTCGGCGCGACCGTGATCTTCCTGCTGACCACGTGGGCGCAGTCCGCGGGCTGGACCGGCTGGGTCGGCTACGTGCGCGCCGCCGCCGAGGCCGGCATGGTCGGCGCGCTGGCCGACTGGTTCGCGGTGACGGCGCTTTTCCGGCGGCCGCTGGGCCTGCCGATCCCGCACACGGCGATCATCCCGAGCAAGAAGAACATGATCGGCAGCAGCCTCGGCGAGTTCGTCGGTACGAACTTCCTGTCCGAGCAGGTGATCCGCGACAAGCTGCGGCGCGTCGAGGTCTCGCGGCGGTTCGGGGAGTGGCTGGCGAAGCCGGAGAACGCCGAGCGGGTCACCTCCGAGCTGGCCACCGTCGTGCGCGGGGTGGTGACGGTGCTCAAGGACGAGGACGTGCAGGCCGTCATGGAGCAGGCGGTCGTGCGCCGGGTCGTCGGTCAGCCGTGGGGGCCGCCGCTGGGCAAGCTGCTGCAGCAGGTGTTCGCCGACGGCGCGCACTACAAGCTCGTGGATCTGATGTGCGACCGCGCCTACGAATGGGTGCGGGACAACCACGCGACCGTGCTGCGCGTGGTGTCGGACCGGGCACCGAGCTGGTCGCCGAAGTTCGTCGACGCGATGCTGGCCGACAAGGTGTACGGCGAGGTGCTGTCGTTCGCCTGGGCGGTCAAGACCGACGTCAACCACCCGATGCGCCTCGCGCTGGACAAGTTCCTCGGCGAGTTCGCCCAGGACCTGCAGAACGACCCCGAGACGATGGCTCGCGCCGAGCAGGTCAAGCAGCAGATCCTCGACCACCCCGACGTGCAGAAGCTGATCGGTTCGGCGTGGAGCACCGCGAAGGGCATGCTGCTCAGCGCGGCCGAGGACCCGTCCAGCGAACTGCGCCGCCGGGTGCGGGAGGGGCTGCGGAGCCTGGGCGAGCGGCTCGTGTCGGACGAGGGGCTCGGCGGCAAGGTCGACGGCTGGCTCGAAGGCACGGCGGCGTATGTGGTGCGCAACTACTCCACCGAGATCACCACGATCATCACCGACACCGTCGAGCGCTGGGACGCCGAGGAGACCTCGCGCAAGGTTGAGCTGCAGGTCGGCCGGGACCTCCAGTTCATCCGGATCAACGGCACCGTCGTCGGCGCGCTCGCCGGACTGGTCATCTACACGGTCGCCCAGCTGCTCTTCTGA
- a CDS encoding ABC transporter permease subunit produces MSEYLLAAGDRPLFEWRWVERNADQIVQRLGEHLALTAAALAIGLVVSLALAVLSLRWRWFYAVALGTAGALYVIPSLGAFALLVPFFGLSFTTAVIPLATYTLLILLRNIVTGIQQVPEEVREAAIGMGFTRVRLLLQVEFPLALPVVVAGLRVAAVTTIGLVTVTAMLGMGGLGFFIRQGIQTTTPNPTAIIVGIGLSIVLAVLVDALLWLSERALAPWARKAGRA; encoded by the coding sequence GTGAGCGAGTACCTGCTGGCCGCGGGCGATCGGCCGCTGTTCGAGTGGCGCTGGGTCGAGCGCAACGCGGACCAGATCGTGCAGCGCCTCGGCGAGCACCTGGCGCTGACCGCCGCCGCGCTCGCGATCGGGCTGGTGGTGTCCCTGGCGCTGGCCGTGCTGTCGCTGCGGTGGCGCTGGTTCTACGCGGTCGCACTGGGCACGGCGGGCGCGCTCTACGTGATCCCCAGCCTGGGTGCGTTCGCCCTGCTGGTGCCGTTCTTCGGGCTGTCGTTCACCACCGCGGTGATCCCGCTCGCCACGTACACGCTGCTGATCCTGCTGCGCAACATCGTCACCGGCATCCAGCAGGTGCCCGAGGAGGTCCGGGAAGCCGCGATCGGCATGGGCTTCACGAGGGTGCGCCTGCTGCTGCAGGTCGAGTTCCCGCTGGCGCTGCCGGTGGTCGTGGCCGGGCTGCGGGTGGCGGCGGTCACCACGATCGGGCTGGTCACGGTCACCGCGATGCTCGGGATGGGCGGTCTGGGCTTCTTCATCCGGCAGGGCATCCAGACGACCACACCGAACCCGACGGCGATCATCGTCGGGATCGGACTGTCCATCGTGCTCGCCGTGCTGGTCGACGCGTTGTTGTGGCTGAGTGAACGGGCGCTCGCCCCGTGGGCGCGGAAGGCGGGCCGGGCATGA
- a CDS encoding pyridoxal phosphate-dependent aminotransferase: MREPALVPRLRPFTSTIFAEMTALAVRTGAVNLGQGFPDTDGPPGMLDAAKNALFGGANQYPPGPGRPELRAAIARHRSRYGLSYDPDTEILVTAGATEAISAALLALTGPGDEVIVIEPYYDSYAAAVALAGATRRVVPLTETADGRFAPDLDALRAAVTPATRAILVNSPHNPTGTVFTREELSAIAELCCDRDLIAVTDEVYEHLVFDDAEHVPLAAFPGMRDRTVSISSAGKTFNCTGWKIGWVCSSPGLVAAVRAAKQFMTFVSGGPLQPAVAYALDHELPWVESLRTSLAAKRDRLSAGLAAAGFAVRPSRGTYFVCADVRPLGFTDAAELAWQLPERVGVAAVPVGAFTDHPAEWQHVLRFAFCKRDDVLDEAIERLHKLA; this comes from the coding sequence ATGCGCGAACCAGCTCTCGTCCCCCGGCTGCGGCCGTTCACGTCGACCATCTTCGCGGAGATGACCGCGCTCGCCGTGCGCACCGGGGCGGTCAACCTCGGCCAGGGCTTCCCGGACACCGACGGCCCACCGGGAATGCTCGACGCCGCGAAGAACGCGCTGTTCGGCGGCGCGAACCAATACCCGCCGGGGCCCGGCCGGCCGGAACTGCGGGCGGCGATCGCGCGGCACCGTTCGCGCTACGGACTGTCCTACGACCCGGACACCGAGATCCTCGTCACGGCCGGCGCCACCGAGGCCATTTCCGCCGCGCTCCTCGCGCTGACCGGACCCGGCGACGAGGTGATCGTGATCGAGCCCTACTACGACTCCTACGCGGCGGCCGTCGCGTTGGCCGGCGCGACCCGGCGGGTGGTGCCGCTCACCGAGACGGCCGACGGGCGGTTCGCGCCCGACCTCGACGCGCTGCGGGCCGCGGTCACCCCGGCGACCCGGGCGATCCTGGTGAATTCGCCGCACAACCCGACCGGAACAGTGTTCACCCGCGAGGAGCTGTCCGCGATCGCGGAGTTGTGCTGCGACCGCGACCTGATCGCGGTGACCGACGAGGTGTACGAGCACCTGGTCTTCGACGACGCCGAGCACGTGCCGCTCGCCGCGTTCCCGGGGATGCGCGACCGGACCGTCTCGATCTCCAGCGCGGGCAAGACGTTCAACTGCACCGGCTGGAAGATCGGCTGGGTGTGCAGCAGTCCCGGGCTCGTCGCCGCGGTGCGGGCCGCGAAGCAGTTCATGACGTTCGTGTCCGGCGGCCCGCTGCAGCCGGCCGTCGCGTACGCGCTCGACCACGAGCTGCCGTGGGTGGAGTCGCTGCGGACGTCGCTCGCCGCCAAGCGCGACCGGTTGTCCGCGGGGCTCGCCGCGGCGGGGTTCGCGGTCCGGCCGAGCCGCGGAACGTACTTCGTGTGTGCCGACGTGCGGCCGCTCGGGTTCACGGACGCGGCCGAACTCGCGTGGCAGCTGCCGGAACGGGTCGGTGTCGCGGCCGTGCCGGTCGGCGCGTTCACCGATCACCCCGCGGAGTGGCAGCACGTGCTGAGGTTCGCGTTCTGCAAACGGGACGACGTCCTGGACGAAGCGATCGAGCGGCTGCACAAGCTGGCTTGA
- a CDS encoding PadR family transcriptional regulator — protein sequence MGIGQTLLGLLETGPRHGYELKRAYDERFGHDRPLHYGQVYATLARLLRNGLVTESGIEPGDGPERKSYAITDAGITDVEQWLTTPEKPEAYLQNTLYTKVVLALLSDRDAGMVLDTQRAEHLKVMRDLTRRKAEGDLADTLICDHALFHLEADLSWLELTAARLDELARQVRT from the coding sequence ATGGGAATCGGACAAACGCTTCTCGGGCTGCTCGAAACCGGCCCGCGGCACGGCTACGAGCTCAAACGTGCCTACGACGAGCGCTTCGGTCACGACCGCCCGCTGCACTACGGGCAGGTGTACGCCACGCTGGCGCGCCTGCTGCGCAACGGGCTGGTCACCGAAAGCGGGATCGAGCCGGGCGACGGGCCGGAGCGCAAGAGCTACGCCATCACCGACGCGGGGATCACCGACGTCGAGCAGTGGCTCACCACGCCGGAGAAACCCGAGGCGTACCTGCAGAACACGCTCTACACCAAGGTCGTGCTCGCCCTGCTGTCCGATCGGGACGCCGGAATGGTGCTCGACACGCAGCGGGCGGAGCACCTGAAGGTGATGCGTGACCTGACCCGGCGCAAGGCCGAGGGCGACCTGGCGGACACGCTGATCTGCGACCACGCCCTGTTCCACCTGGAAGCCGACCTGAGCTGGCTCGAGCTGACGGCTGCCCGGCTCGACGAGCTCGCCCGGCAGGTGCGGACATGA
- a CDS encoding AAA family ATPase, producing the protein MLDPRICPRCGDLAEVPAVAGDIRWCHRCGHRWPFRRLPLFALTGPSGAGKSTVGPALVDRLGGRVMVLEQDVLWVAGLRDDVNGHPAFRGTWLRMAAMVHQNGRPVVLCGTVVPPEFETLPERALFSEIHYLALVADPEVLARRLRRRPAWRGWDEPRIAEMLEFNDWLRKNAETLDPPVSLFDTTTVPLAASVEHVAQWVRSRLP; encoded by the coding sequence ATGCTGGACCCGCGCATCTGCCCTCGGTGCGGGGATCTGGCCGAGGTGCCGGCGGTGGCCGGCGACATCCGGTGGTGCCACCGGTGCGGCCACCGCTGGCCCTTTCGCCGGCTGCCGCTGTTCGCGCTCACCGGACCGAGCGGTGCGGGCAAGTCGACGGTCGGCCCGGCCCTGGTGGACCGGCTCGGCGGCCGGGTCATGGTCCTGGAGCAGGACGTGCTCTGGGTGGCCGGGCTGCGGGACGACGTGAACGGGCATCCGGCGTTCCGCGGCACCTGGCTGCGGATGGCCGCGATGGTTCACCAGAACGGCCGGCCGGTCGTGCTGTGCGGAACGGTGGTGCCGCCGGAGTTCGAGACCCTGCCCGAGCGGGCGTTGTTCAGCGAGATCCACTACCTCGCCCTCGTCGCCGACCCCGAGGTGCTCGCCCGGCGCCTCCGCCGTCGCCCGGCCTGGCGCGGGTGGGACGAACCCCGCATCGCGGAGATGCTCGAGTTCAACGACTGGCTGCGGAAGAACGCCGAGACGCTCGATCCGCCGGTTTCCCTCTTCGACACCACGACCGTGCCGCTCGCGGCGAGCGTCGAGCACGTGGCGCAGTGGGTGCGATCGCGCCTGCCGTAA
- a CDS encoding ABC transporter ATP-binding protein produces the protein MSLLSADGLRKSFGPTEALRGADFAVDAGEIVAVMGPSGSGKSTLLHCLAGIVRPDSGVVRYRDQDLAAMSDAHRSSLRRTEFGFVFQFGQLVPELSCLENVALPLRLGGTKRKPAEAAAREALDRFELGDLAGKRPGEVSGGQGQRVAIARALVTTPKVVFADEPTGALDSLNGERVMRLLVAAAKDLRTAVVLVTHDVRVAAYSDREVIVRDGRTPERVAAR, from the coding sequence ATGAGCCTGCTCAGCGCCGATGGGTTGCGCAAGTCCTTCGGGCCGACGGAAGCGTTGCGTGGCGCGGATTTCGCCGTCGACGCGGGCGAAATCGTCGCCGTCATGGGACCGTCCGGATCGGGCAAGTCCACGCTCCTGCACTGCCTCGCCGGGATCGTGCGGCCGGACAGCGGTGTGGTCCGCTACCGCGATCAGGATCTCGCGGCCATGTCCGACGCGCATCGTTCTTCCTTGCGCCGCACCGAGTTCGGGTTCGTCTTCCAGTTCGGCCAGCTCGTTCCCGAGTTGTCCTGCCTGGAGAACGTCGCACTGCCCCTGCGCCTGGGCGGGACGAAGCGCAAACCGGCCGAGGCCGCGGCACGGGAGGCGCTCGACCGGTTCGAGCTCGGCGACCTCGCCGGGAAGCGGCCCGGCGAGGTGTCCGGCGGCCAGGGACAGCGGGTCGCGATCGCGCGCGCGTTGGTCACCACGCCGAAGGTCGTCTTCGCCGACGAGCCGACCGGGGCGCTGGATTCGCTGAACGGCGAGCGCGTCATGCGTCTGCTCGTGGCGGCGGCGAAGGACCTGAGAACCGCCGTCGTACTGGTCACGCACGACGTGCGGGTGGCGGCTTACTCGGATCGCGAGGTGATCGTCCGGGACGGGCGGACTCCGGAACGGGTGGCCGCCCGGTGA
- a CDS encoding VOC family protein — protein sequence MSAVPKLGAIVLDCPDPVALAGFYARLLDLPEPAVGDDRDWVNLSDPSGVRISFQRVESYRPPAWPGQDLPQQLHLDLDVTDLEAAHARALELGAKTLDEEPETFRVYADPAGHPFCLCAC from the coding sequence ATGAGCGCGGTGCCGAAGCTGGGTGCGATCGTTCTGGACTGCCCGGATCCCGTTGCCCTGGCGGGGTTCTACGCCCGCCTGCTCGACCTGCCCGAGCCGGCGGTGGGGGACGACCGGGACTGGGTGAACCTGAGCGATCCGAGCGGGGTGCGAATCTCCTTCCAGCGGGTGGAGTCCTACCGGCCGCCCGCGTGGCCGGGGCAGGACCTGCCGCAGCAGCTGCACCTCGACCTCGACGTCACCGATCTCGAAGCCGCGCACGCCCGCGCGCTGGAACTGGGCGCGAAAACGCTCGACGAGGAGCCGGAGACCTTTCGCGTCTACGCCGATCCGGCCGGTCATCCCTTCTGTCTCTGTGCCTGCTGA
- a CDS encoding FtsX-like permease family protein, translating into MNWFNDFALGFRLAVGGGRTFRANLPRLVLTTIGIGLSLLMLLLATSTINALGERGDRIAGREPVPVDGPASLYLSTQSTPVGDRTFTVSWLEATGPDAPVPPGLAAIPHPGEMVVSPALADRLATDPLLRQRLPERVVGAIAPGGLDGPDELFAYVGATGMRAANAGSAISGFGASAPPDGSSPQLIFLLIVGVVLLFVPMLVLLSAASRIGGAERERRLSTLRLAGARRGQVHRIAAGESLAGALAGGALGLALYLAVRSLAAGLEFEGIRVFPSDFVPGWPLGVVVALLVPVLAIGPAWFGLRRLIVEPLAVLRQAKPERRRLWWRLVLLVLGVVALLPDKLLGVESRPGSTLPFLLAGAAFLLIAVPAVMPWVTGFVVRRIRGGSPACQLAVRRLQLDSGTPNRVVAGVVVVLAGVITLQTMIGSSAAHVDRAPAAAGGTAMANVVDSTEAEALRLLHGTPGVTGAYPIQRLTAHRGDGRPAGLLVAPCPVLAQLLGASGCADGAAYVVGGSGVHPGSTMTVDEARFTVPADAASASPGTAALVRGISVAVTPAAASRQQLPATGPTIAVLLAPDSLDRVRAALGPLGWQATVRGDDEYLGGSGQDFLAAATGVLYTGGLLGLVIAAVSLLVLLAGQLSERRRAFAAMHASGVPLPVLARSLLWQNAIPLVFGVVVAVAVAIGTAALTVRLMGPRVVFHVDAGFIALTAAMAVVLVFAVTGAVMPALRAVTRVEALRAE; encoded by the coding sequence GTGAACTGGTTCAACGACTTCGCACTGGGCTTCCGGCTGGCTGTCGGGGGCGGCCGGACGTTCCGTGCCAACCTGCCCCGGCTGGTGCTCACCACGATCGGCATCGGCTTGTCGTTGCTGATGCTCCTGCTGGCCACGAGCACGATCAACGCACTGGGTGAGCGGGGCGACCGCATCGCCGGGCGGGAACCGGTGCCGGTGGACGGGCCCGCGTCGCTGTACCTGTCCACGCAGAGCACGCCGGTCGGAGACCGGACGTTCACGGTGAGCTGGCTGGAAGCCACCGGTCCGGACGCGCCGGTCCCGCCCGGGCTGGCGGCGATTCCGCACCCCGGGGAAATGGTCGTGTCGCCGGCGCTGGCCGACCGGCTCGCGACGGACCCGTTGCTGCGGCAGAGGCTTCCCGAGCGCGTGGTCGGCGCCATCGCGCCGGGCGGGCTCGACGGGCCGGACGAGCTGTTCGCCTACGTGGGCGCGACCGGTATGCGGGCCGCCAACGCAGGCTCGGCGATCAGCGGTTTCGGGGCGAGCGCCCCGCCGGACGGCTCGTCCCCCCAGCTGATCTTCCTGTTGATCGTCGGGGTCGTCCTGCTGTTCGTTCCGATGCTCGTCCTGCTGAGCGCCGCGAGCCGGATCGGCGGCGCGGAGCGGGAACGCCGGCTGTCCACGCTCCGTCTAGCGGGCGCGCGCCGCGGGCAGGTGCACCGCATCGCGGCCGGTGAGTCGCTGGCCGGTGCGCTGGCCGGCGGAGCGCTCGGCCTCGCGCTCTACCTCGCCGTGCGGAGCCTGGCAGCGGGTCTGGAGTTCGAGGGGATCAGGGTGTTCCCCTCGGACTTCGTGCCGGGCTGGCCGCTGGGGGTGGTGGTGGCCCTGCTCGTCCCGGTGCTCGCGATCGGCCCGGCGTGGTTCGGGCTGCGGCGGCTCATCGTCGAACCGCTCGCGGTGCTGCGCCAGGCGAAGCCGGAGCGCAGACGGTTGTGGTGGCGGCTGGTCCTGCTCGTGCTCGGCGTCGTCGCGTTGCTGCCGGACAAGCTTCTGGGGGTGGAGTCCCGCCCTGGCAGCACCCTCCCGTTCCTGCTCGCCGGAGCGGCGTTCCTGCTGATCGCCGTGCCCGCCGTCATGCCCTGGGTGACCGGGTTCGTGGTCCGGCGGATCAGGGGCGGGAGCCCGGCGTGCCAGCTGGCCGTCCGTCGGCTGCAGCTCGACAGCGGCACGCCCAACCGGGTCGTGGCCGGCGTGGTGGTCGTGCTGGCCGGGGTCATCACGTTGCAGACGATGATCGGTTCGTCGGCCGCGCACGTGGACCGGGCACCGGCGGCGGCCGGCGGCACAGCGATGGCCAACGTCGTCGACAGCACCGAGGCGGAGGCGCTGCGGCTGCTCCACGGGACGCCCGGGGTAACCGGCGCCTACCCGATCCAGCGGCTGACGGCGCACCGGGGGGATGGGCGACCGGCTGGGCTGCTGGTCGCGCCGTGCCCGGTGCTGGCGCAGCTCCTCGGCGCGTCCGGGTGTGCCGACGGCGCCGCCTACGTGGTGGGCGGCTCGGGCGTCCACCCCGGTTCGACGATGACCGTGGACGAGGCGCGGTTCACGGTCCCGGCGGACGCGGCGTCCGCGTCTCCCGGGACCGCGGCGCTCGTCCGCGGGATTTCGGTGGCGGTCACGCCGGCGGCGGCGAGCCGGCAACAGCTGCCGGCGACCGGACCGACGATCGCGGTCCTGCTCGCGCCGGACTCACTGGACCGGGTCCGGGCCGCGCTGGGACCGCTCGGCTGGCAGGCGACGGTCCGGGGCGACGACGAGTACCTCGGCGGCAGTGGCCAGGACTTCCTGGCAGCGGCCACCGGCGTGCTCTACACCGGGGGCCTGCTGGGTCTCGTCATCGCGGCGGTCAGTCTGCTGGTGCTGCTGGCTGGTCAGCTGAGCGAACGACGGAGGGCCTTCGCGGCGATGCACGCGTCCGGTGTGCCGCTGCCGGTCCTGGCGCGGTCACTGCTCTGGCAGAACGCGATCCCGTTGGTGTTCGGAGTCGTGGTCGCCGTGGCGGTGGCGATCGGCACCGCAGCGCTGACCGTGCGGCTGATGGGCCCCCGCGTGGTGTTCCACGTTGACGCCGGGTTCATCGCGTTGACCGCAGCGATGGCGGTGGTCCTGGTGTTCGCGGTGACCGGCGCGGTCATGCCCGCGCTCCGGGCGGTCACCAGGGTGGAGGCGCTGCGGGCCGAATGA
- a CDS encoding YbaK/EbsC family protein — protein MRTWSIAGTLTVHPATERTDLLAEPVAKALATLDDTQAGVVEIDPGLADTAAFCDAYSSPLSASANCVVVSGKRAGEVRFAAALVLATTRADVNGVIKRRLDVRKASFAPTDEAVELTGMAYGGITPVGLPADWPILVDKAVADSPELVIGSGTRGGKLLVTGELLASLPGAEVIEGLAKPVS, from the coding sequence GTGAGGACCTGGAGCATCGCCGGGACGCTGACCGTCCACCCGGCCACCGAACGCACCGACCTGCTGGCCGAGCCCGTCGCCAAGGCGCTCGCCACTCTCGACGACACCCAGGCCGGTGTCGTCGAGATCGATCCCGGCCTGGCCGACACCGCCGCGTTCTGCGACGCCTACTCCTCGCCGCTGTCGGCCTCCGCGAACTGCGTCGTCGTCTCCGGCAAGCGGGCCGGGGAGGTGCGCTTCGCCGCCGCGCTGGTGCTCGCCACGACCCGCGCCGACGTCAACGGCGTCATCAAACGGCGTCTCGACGTCCGCAAGGCGTCCTTCGCGCCGACGGACGAGGCGGTCGAACTCACCGGGATGGCCTACGGGGGCATCACGCCGGTCGGGTTGCCCGCGGACTGGCCGATCCTCGTCGACAAGGCCGTCGCGGACTCGCCCGAACTCGTCATCGGCAGCGGTACGCGCGGCGGGAAGCTGCTGGTCACCGGGGAGCTGCTGGCCTCGCTGCCCGGGGCCGAGGTGATTGAGGGACTGGCGAAGCCGGTGAGCTAG
- a CDS encoding zf-TFIIB domain-containing protein → MICPKCQNVMRTVNKNGIHIEQCDGCRGIFLDHGELEQIVGAESAYYGGPAAAPPPYQGVGHGEPYRDSPRPYGRHGYGDSPRPYRGHGYDDSPRPYHGGHYSDSPRPYGHRGHRKRSFLEQLFD, encoded by the coding sequence GTGATTTGTCCGAAATGCCAGAACGTGATGCGGACCGTCAACAAGAACGGCATCCACATCGAGCAGTGCGACGGTTGCCGGGGCATCTTCCTGGACCACGGCGAGCTGGAGCAGATCGTGGGTGCGGAGAGCGCCTACTACGGCGGTCCGGCCGCTGCTCCGCCGCCGTACCAGGGCGTGGGGCACGGCGAGCCGTACCGGGATTCACCGCGACCGTACGGTCGTCATGGATACGGCGACTCCCCCCGTCCTTACCGTGGGCACGGTTACGACGACTCGCCACGGCCGTACCACGGTGGTCACTACTCCGACTCTCCGCGTCCCTACGGGCATCGGGGTCACCGCAAGCGGAGCTTCCTCGAGCAGCTCTTCGACTGA